In the genome of Pseudomonas protegens, one region contains:
- a CDS encoding DUF4349 domain-containing protein, which translates to MQHQDDHPSIPRRLAFALLGALALSACSPSDHNSSAVALGGAQGKAGALLAYEHELTLSLPAEQIGPHLEQTRESCEKAQFGPCNILLLEQSKYRARVVLRIAPDGVEPIVKQASEGAELGERVTSAEDLADAVADVQRQQQRLKAQQQRLDELAARKDIGVSDLIALSKEQAGIENDLQALAQTAAGHQRRLDTNRLTLNFLPSDGAERGSSLKRALRDLPDNLAEGTAAALEKGSQALPFVILAFPLALLWVWLWRKFVRRRP; encoded by the coding sequence ATGCAACATCAGGACGATCACCCTTCCATCCCCCGCCGACTGGCCTTTGCCCTGCTGGGCGCCCTGGCCCTCAGCGCCTGCTCCCCCAGTGATCACAACAGCTCCGCGGTGGCCCTCGGCGGCGCCCAGGGCAAGGCTGGCGCCCTGCTGGCCTACGAACACGAACTGACCCTGTCCCTGCCCGCCGAACAGATCGGCCCGCACCTGGAACAAACCCGCGAGTCCTGCGAAAAAGCCCAGTTCGGCCCCTGCAACATCCTGCTTCTGGAACAGAGCAAGTACCGCGCTCGGGTGGTGTTGCGAATCGCCCCGGACGGTGTCGAACCCATCGTCAAGCAGGCGTCCGAAGGGGCCGAACTGGGCGAGCGGGTCACCAGCGCCGAAGACCTGGCCGACGCCGTGGCCGATGTGCAACGCCAGCAACAGCGACTCAAGGCCCAGCAACAGCGCCTGGATGAACTGGCGGCGCGCAAGGACATCGGCGTCAGCGACCTGATCGCCCTGAGCAAGGAGCAGGCAGGCATCGAGAATGACCTGCAGGCCCTGGCCCAGACAGCTGCCGGACACCAGCGTCGCCTGGACACCAACCGCCTGACCCTGAACTTCCTGCCCAGTGACGGCGCAGAACGCGGTTCAAGCCTCAAGCGCGCCCTGCGCGACCTGCCGGACAACCTGGCCGAGGGCACTGCCGCAGCCCTGGAGAAAGGCAGCCAGGCCCTGCCCTTCGTGATCCTGGCCTTCCCGCTGGCACTGCTGTGGGTCTGGCTATGGCGCAAGTTCGTGCGTCGCCGCCCCTGA
- a CDS encoding ATP phosphoribosyltransferase regulatory subunit, with the protein MPPCAPWKDASGAGFIEAGAEEVIVPALWGQDTFIEKAGGSEVIGQMWAFNDKAGRPCCLIPEATALFQETARELLAGREQAAFFYVARCYRYERPQAGRYREFTQLGLEILGPEPLQALERARELCVGFLDALGLEYELNLGVKRGLTYYLNGEGFEVRCPQLGAQQQVVGAGAYREGAGFGIGLERLQLALQPQP; encoded by the coding sequence CTGCCGCCCTGCGCACCCTGGAAGGACGCTTCCGGAGCTGGCTTCATCGAAGCGGGTGCTGAAGAAGTCATAGTCCCGGCGCTGTGGGGCCAGGACACCTTTATCGAAAAGGCCGGCGGCAGTGAAGTCATCGGCCAGATGTGGGCCTTCAACGACAAGGCCGGACGGCCCTGCTGCCTGATTCCGGAAGCCACTGCGTTGTTTCAGGAAACCGCCCGCGAACTGCTGGCGGGGCGCGAACAGGCGGCGTTCTTCTATGTTGCCCGCTGCTATCGCTACGAGCGCCCGCAAGCCGGGCGGTATCGAGAATTCACCCAGTTGGGCCTGGAGATACTGGGGCCCGAACCCTTGCAGGCACTGGAGCGCGCGCGGGAACTGTGCGTTGGCTTTCTGGATGCCCTGGGCCTGGAGTACGAGCTCAACCTCGGGGTCAAGCGCGGCCTGACCTACTACCTCAATGGCGAAGGTTTCGAGGTGCGTTGCCCGCAGTTGGGCGCGCAACAGCAAGTGGTGGGTGCCGGCGCCTACCGTGAAGGTGCCGGCTTCGGCATTGGCCTGGAGCGCCTGCAACTGGCGCTGCAACCCCAGCCGTAG